Proteins from one Fragaria vesca subsp. vesca linkage group LG6, FraVesHawaii_1.0, whole genome shotgun sequence genomic window:
- the LOC101314294 gene encoding uncharacterized protein LOC101314294, with amino-acid sequence MTSRRTNSNTSATINPRLAYPPPPPSTHDNPYEYYFPSPPPPSLSSPLNHLSPYDYFSIDDTDDVNDHWHFENPARPLSNSIQITRVTRTRRPFEGAIGAARLPDFASLLAPPGSRIHAVLLDDPRTRQILSGQWTPAAPRQEADSRLTYNEQKKALQKLRKEIYNPLRRISPTVNLYYRGTVVDSNKERNDNGKSCAICLEDFEPKQEVMLTPCKHMFHEECIVPWVKSSGRCPVCRFGISD; translated from the exons ATGACGAGCAGAAGAACCAACTCTAACACTTCAGCAACAATTAACCCCAGACTTGCCTACCCTCCTCCTCCTCCTAGTACCCATGACAATCCATACGAGTACTATTTTCCTTCTCCTCCTCCACCTTCCCTTTCTTCTCCTCTTAACCATCTTTCTCCGTATGACTACTTTTCAATTGATGATACTGATGATGTTAATGATCACTGGCATTTCGAGAACCCTGCTCGGCCCCTGTCAAATTCCATCCAAATCACCCGA GTTACCAGAACAAGGCGGCCATTTGAGGGTGCTATAGGAGCAGCACGACTTCCTGACTTTGCAAG CTTACTAGCGCCACCAGGTTCCCGAATTCATGCTGTACTCCTGGACGATCCAAGGACTCGACAGATCCTCAGCGGCCAGTGGACTCCGGCAGCTCCTAGACAAGAAGCCGACTCGAGGTTGACATATAATGAGCAAAAGAAGGCATTGCAGAAGCTGAGGAAGGAGATATACAATCCTTTAAGGAGAATATCGCCTACGGTGAACTTGTATTATAGAGGCACTGTTGTTGATAGTAACAAAGAAAGAAATGATAATGGCAAGAGTTGTGCTATTTGCTTGGAAGACTTTGAGCCTAAACAAGAGGTTATGCTCACCCCATGTAAACATATGTTCCATGAGGAATGCATTGTACCTTGGGTCAAGAGCAGTGGTCGGTGCCCGGTTTGCAGGTTCGGAATAAGTGACTGA